A genome region from Camelina sativa cultivar DH55 chromosome 10, Cs, whole genome shotgun sequence includes the following:
- the LOC104719572 gene encoding phenolic glucoside malonyltransferase 1-like isoform X1, with protein sequence MSGSVVLFPSIVQEMDSSVNIINVERVSPSISDSSESLTLPLTFFDLLWFKHHPVERVIFFRLTEATRSFFDSAIVPNLKASLSSSLSHYLPLAGKLVWEPLDLKPSIVYSPNDAVSFTVAESNADFSRLTGKEPFFSTELHPLVPELQSSDDSASVMSFQVTLFPNQGFCVGVTAHHGVLDGKTTTSFLKSWAHICKHQDSSLPKDLTPFYDRTVIKGPPNGDIKVLNSWQTLVKTFMGGKEPENPKSLKLPPSPVISPDAVRYTLELTPEDIQTFRERLKRESFPLSKVLRLSTFVITYSYALTCLFRARGGDPNEPVGFVFAADCRKIVTPPIPSSYFGNCAVSTYRIPLTADTFMGEEGFLASARLVSGLAEELEESVVWNIPDYVEFFSSIPLGTKIVSVAGSTRFSVYGMDFGWGRPEKVVVVSIDQGEAISLAENRDRKGGVEVGFSLKKHEMDALIDLLHNGLKV encoded by the coding sequence atgagtgGCTCTGTTGTATTATTCCCATCAATAGTACAAGAAATGGATTCATCAGTAAATATCATCAACGTGGAGCGAGTCTCTCCTTCAATCTCAGACTCGTCCGAGTCACTCACTCTCCCACTCACTTTCTTCGACCTTCTCTGGTTCAAGCACCATCCAGTCGAACGAGTCATCTTCTTTCGACTCACTGAAGCAACTCGCTCATTTTTCGACTCAGCCATCGTGCCAAACCTCAAAGCCTCTCTCTCCTCATCCCTCTCTCACTATCTCCCACTCGCCGGCAAACTCGTATGGGAACCACTCGATCTCAAACCGAGCATCGTCTACTCTCCAAACGACGCCGTTTCATTCACCGTCGCCGAGTCAAACGCCGATTTCTCCCGTTTAACCGGTAAGGAACCATTCTTCTCCACCGAGTTGCACCCGTTAGTCCCTGAGTTACAAAGCTCCGACGACTCGGCTTCGGTCATGTCGTTTCAAGTCACGCTGTTTCCAAACCAAGGGTTTTGCGTAGGCGTAACTGCACACCATGGCGTTTTAGATGGGAAAACGACAACCAGTTTTCTCAAATCTTGGGCGCACATATGTAAACATCAAGATTCCTCTCTACCCAAAGATCTGACTCCGTTTTACGATCGCACGGTCATAAAAGGTCCACCAAATGGCGATATAAAAGTTTTGAACTCATGGCAGACTTTAGTGAAAACGTTCATGGGCGGTAAAGAACCAGAAAACCCCAAGAGTTTAAAGCTTCCTCCGTCTCCCGTGATTAGTCCTGACGCAGTTCGGTACACTCTTGAGCTCACTCCCGAAGATATCCAAACGTTTCGGGAGAGGCTCAAGAGAGAGTCCTTCCCCCTGTCAAAGGTGCTTCGTTTGTCGACGTTTGTGATTACATACTCATATGCTTTAACTTGCTTATTTAGAGCTCGAGGTGGAGATCCAAATGAACCTGTCGGGTTTGTGTTTGCTGCTGATTGTCGAAAAATAGTAACTCCGCCGATCCCGTCGAGTTATTTCGGTAACTGCGCCGTCAGTACGTATAGAATTCCATTAACCGCAGATACGTTTATGGGTGAAGAAGGGTTTTTGGCTTCTGCAAGATTAGTGAGCGGGTTGGCTGAGGAATTGGAGGAGAGTGTTGTGTGGAATATCCCAGATTATGTAGAGTTTTTTAGTAGTATTCCACTAGGTACAAAAATTGTTTCTGTTGCCGGGTCAACCCGGTTTAGTGTATACGGGATGGATTTCGGGTGGGGCAGACCGGAGAAAGTGGTGGTTGTGTCAATTGATCAAGGCGAAGCGATTTCCTTGGCGGAGAATAGAGATAGAAAAGGCGGTGTGGAGGTTGGCTTCTCTCTCAAGAAACATGAAATGGATGCTCTGATCGATTTGCTCCATAACGGACTAAAAGTTTAA
- the LOC104719572 gene encoding phenolic glucoside malonyltransferase 1-like isoform X2, with translation MSGSVVLFPSIVQEMDSSVNIINVERVSPSISDSSESLTLPLTFFDLLWFKHHPVERVIFFRLTEATRSFFDSAIVPNLKASLSSSLSHYLPLAGKLVWEPLDLKPSIVYSPNDAVSFTVAESNADFSRLTGKEPFFSTELHPLVPELQSSDDSASVMSFQVTLFPNQGFCVGVTAHHGVLDGKTTTSFLKSWAHICKHQDSSLPKDLTPFYDRTVIKGPPNGDIKVLNSWQTLVKTFMGGKEPENPKSLKLPPSPVISPDAVRYTLELTPEDIQTFRERLKRESFPLSKVLRLSTFVITYSYALTCLFRARGGDPNEPVGFVFAADCRKIVTPPIPSSYFGNCAVSTYRIPLTADTFMGEEGFLASARLVSGLAEELEESVVWNIPDYVEFFSSIPLGTKIVSVAGSTRFSVYGMDFGWGRPEKVVVVSIDQGEAISLAENRDRKGGVEVGFSLKKHEMDALIDLLHNGLKV, from the exons atgagtgGCTCTGTTGTATTATTCCCATCAATAGTACAAGAAATGGATTCATCAGTAAATATCATCAACGTGGAGCGAGTCTCTCCTTCAATCTCAGACTCGTCCGAGTCACTCACTCTCCCACTCACTTTCTTCGACCTTCTCTGGTTCAAGCACCATCCAGTCGAACGAGTCATCTTCTTTCGACTCACTGAAGCAACTCGCTCATTTTTCGACTCAGCCATCGTGCCAAACCTCAAAGCCTCTCTCTCCTCATCCCTCTCTCACTATCTCCCACTCGCCGGCAAACTCGTATGGGAACCACTCGATCTCAAACCGAGCATCGTCTACTCTCCAAACGACGCCGTTTCATTCACCGTCGCCGAGTCAAACGCCGATTTCTCCCGTTTAACCGGTAAGGAACCATTCTTCTCCACCGAGTTGCACCCGTTAGTCCCTGAGTTACAAAGCTCCGACGACTCGGCTTCGGTCATGTCGTTTCAAGTCACGCTGTTTCCAAACCAAGG GTTTTGCGTAGGCGTAACTGCACACCATGGCGTTTTAGATGGGAAAACGACAACCAGTTTTCTCAAATCTTGGGCGCACATATGTAAACATCAAGATTCCTCTCTACCCAAAGATCTGACTCCGTTTTACGATCGCACGGTCATAAAAGGTCCACCAAATGGCGATATAAAAGTTTTGAACTCATGGCAGACTTTAGTGAAAACGTTCATGGGCGGTAAAGAACCAGAAAACCCCAAGAGTTTAAAGCTTCCTCCGTCTCCCGTGATTAGTCCTGACGCAGTTCGGTACACTCTTGAGCTCACTCCCGAAGATATCCAAACGTTTCGGGAGAGGCTCAAGAGAGAGTCCTTCCCCCTGTCAAAGGTGCTTCGTTTGTCGACGTTTGTGATTACATACTCATATGCTTTAACTTGCTTATTTAGAGCTCGAGGTGGAGATCCAAATGAACCTGTCGGGTTTGTGTTTGCTGCTGATTGTCGAAAAATAGTAACTCCGCCGATCCCGTCGAGTTATTTCGGTAACTGCGCCGTCAGTACGTATAGAATTCCATTAACCGCAGATACGTTTATGGGTGAAGAAGGGTTTTTGGCTTCTGCAAGATTAGTGAGCGGGTTGGCTGAGGAATTGGAGGAGAGTGTTGTGTGGAATATCCCAGATTATGTAGAGTTTTTTAGTAGTATTCCACTAGGTACAAAAATTGTTTCTGTTGCCGGGTCAACCCGGTTTAGTGTATACGGGATGGATTTCGGGTGGGGCAGACCGGAGAAAGTGGTGGTTGTGTCAATTGATCAAGGCGAAGCGATTTCCTTGGCGGAGAATAGAGATAGAAAAGGCGGTGTGGAGGTTGGCTTCTCTCTCAAGAAACATGAAATGGATGCTCTGATCGATTTGCTCCATAACGGACTAAAAGTTTAA
- the LOC104719570 gene encoding phenolic glucoside malonyltransferase 1-like isoform X2 — protein sequence MDSSLKFIHVDRVTPSNSDSSESHTLPLTFFDLRWFKIHAVERVIFFRLTEATRSFFDSVIVPNLKTSLSSSLSHYLPLAGQLVWKQLDPKPSILYSPNDAVSLTVAESNADFSRLTGKEPFFSTELHPLVPRLQSFDDSASVMSFQVTLFPNQGFCIGVTAHHAVSDGKTTISFLKSWAHICKHQDSSLPQDLIPFYDRTVIKGPSNGDIKVLNSWQTLVKTFMGGKEPENPKSLKLRPSPVISPDAVRYTLELTPEDIQTLRERLKRESSSSSSSSKELRLSTFVITYSYALTCLIRARGGDPNRPVGCVFAVDCRNKVTPPIPSSYFGNCAILASKIPLTADTFMGEEGFLASTKLVSELVEELDESVVWKIPDFVELYSSIPKGAQVLSVADSTRFGVYGLDFGWGIPEKVVVVSIDQGEAISLVESRDGNGGVEVGFSLKKHEMDALIDLLHNGLKV from the exons ATGGATTCATCACTAAAATTTATCCACGTCGACCGAGTCACTCCTTCAAACTCTGACTCGTCCGAGTCACACACTCTCCCACTTACTTTCTTCGACCTTCGTTGGTTCAAGATCCATGCAGTCGAACGAGTCATCTTCTTTCGTCTAACCGAGGCAACTCGCTCTTTTTTCGACTCAGTCATCGTCCCCAACCtcaaaacctctctctcttcatccCTCTCTCACTATCTCCCCCTTGCCGGCCAACTCGTCTGGAAACAACTTGATCCCAAACCGAGCATCCTCTACTCTCCAAACGACGCCGTTTCATTAACCGTCGCTGAGTCAAACGCCGATTTCTCCCGTTTAACCGGTAAGGAACCATTTTTCTCCACCGAGTTACACCCGTTAGTCCCTAGGTTACAAAGCTTCGACGACTCAGCCTCGGTCATGTCGTTTCAAGTTACGCTGTTTCCAAACCAAGGGTTTTGCATCGGCGTAACAGCACATCATGCCGTTTCCGATGGGAAAACGACAATCAGTTTTCTCAAATCTTGGGCGCACATATGTAAACATCAAGATTCTTCTCTACCTCAGGATCTGATTCCATTTTACGATCGCACGGTCATAAAAGGTCCAT CAAATGGCGATATAAAAGTTTTGAACTCATGGCAGACTTTAGTGAAAACGTTCATGGGCGGTAAAGAACCAGAAAACCCCAAGAGTTTAAAGCTTCGTCCGTCTCCCGTGATTAGTCCTGACGCAGTTCGGTACACTCTTGAGCTCACTCCCGAAGATATCCAAACCCTTCGGGAGAGGCTCAAGAGAGAgtcgtcctcctcctcttcctcgtcaAAGGAGCTTCGTTTGTCCACGTTTGTGATAACATATTCATATGCCTTAACTTGCTTGATTAGAGCTCGAGGTGGAGATCCAAATAGACCTGTTGGGTGTGTGTTTGCTGTGGATTGTCGAAATAAAGTCACTCCACCGATCCCATCGAGTTATTTCGGTAATTGCGCCATCCTTGCTAGTAAAATTCCATTAACCGCAGATACGTTTATGGGGGAAGAAGGGTTTTTGGCTTCTACAAAGTTGGTGAGCGAGTTGGTTGAGGAATTGGACGAGAGTGTGGTGTGGAAGATCCCAGATTTTGTTGAGTTATATAGTAGTATTCCCAAAGGAGCACAGGTTCTGTCTGTTGCGGATTCGACCCGGTTTGGAGTATATGGGTTGGATTTCGGGTGGGGCATACCAGAGAAAGTGGTGGTTGTGTCGATTGATCAAGGCGAAGCGATTTCCTTGGTGGAGAGTAGAGATGGAAATGGCGGTGTGGAGGTTGGCTTCTCTCTCAAGAAACATGAAATGGATGCTCTCATTGATTTGCTCCATAACGGTCTAAAAGTTTGA
- the LOC104719570 gene encoding phenolic glucoside malonyltransferase 1-like isoform X1 has product MDSSLKFIHVDRVTPSNSDSSESHTLPLTFFDLRWFKIHAVERVIFFRLTEATRSFFDSVIVPNLKTSLSSSLSHYLPLAGQLVWKQLDPKPSILYSPNDAVSLTVAESNADFSRLTGKEPFFSTELHPLVPRLQSFDDSASVMSFQVTLFPNQGFCIGVTAHHAVSDGKTTISFLKSWAHICKHQDSSLPQDLIPFYDRTVIKGPPNGDIKVLNSWQTLVKTFMGGKEPENPKSLKLRPSPVISPDAVRYTLELTPEDIQTLRERLKRESSSSSSSSKELRLSTFVITYSYALTCLIRARGGDPNRPVGCVFAVDCRNKVTPPIPSSYFGNCAILASKIPLTADTFMGEEGFLASTKLVSELVEELDESVVWKIPDFVELYSSIPKGAQVLSVADSTRFGVYGLDFGWGIPEKVVVVSIDQGEAISLVESRDGNGGVEVGFSLKKHEMDALIDLLHNGLKV; this is encoded by the coding sequence ATGGATTCATCACTAAAATTTATCCACGTCGACCGAGTCACTCCTTCAAACTCTGACTCGTCCGAGTCACACACTCTCCCACTTACTTTCTTCGACCTTCGTTGGTTCAAGATCCATGCAGTCGAACGAGTCATCTTCTTTCGTCTAACCGAGGCAACTCGCTCTTTTTTCGACTCAGTCATCGTCCCCAACCtcaaaacctctctctcttcatccCTCTCTCACTATCTCCCCCTTGCCGGCCAACTCGTCTGGAAACAACTTGATCCCAAACCGAGCATCCTCTACTCTCCAAACGACGCCGTTTCATTAACCGTCGCTGAGTCAAACGCCGATTTCTCCCGTTTAACCGGTAAGGAACCATTTTTCTCCACCGAGTTACACCCGTTAGTCCCTAGGTTACAAAGCTTCGACGACTCAGCCTCGGTCATGTCGTTTCAAGTTACGCTGTTTCCAAACCAAGGGTTTTGCATCGGCGTAACAGCACATCATGCCGTTTCCGATGGGAAAACGACAATCAGTTTTCTCAAATCTTGGGCGCACATATGTAAACATCAAGATTCTTCTCTACCTCAGGATCTGATTCCATTTTACGATCGCACGGTCATAAAAGGTCCACCAAATGGCGATATAAAAGTTTTGAACTCATGGCAGACTTTAGTGAAAACGTTCATGGGCGGTAAAGAACCAGAAAACCCCAAGAGTTTAAAGCTTCGTCCGTCTCCCGTGATTAGTCCTGACGCAGTTCGGTACACTCTTGAGCTCACTCCCGAAGATATCCAAACCCTTCGGGAGAGGCTCAAGAGAGAgtcgtcctcctcctcttcctcgtcaAAGGAGCTTCGTTTGTCCACGTTTGTGATAACATATTCATATGCCTTAACTTGCTTGATTAGAGCTCGAGGTGGAGATCCAAATAGACCTGTTGGGTGTGTGTTTGCTGTGGATTGTCGAAATAAAGTCACTCCACCGATCCCATCGAGTTATTTCGGTAATTGCGCCATCCTTGCTAGTAAAATTCCATTAACCGCAGATACGTTTATGGGGGAAGAAGGGTTTTTGGCTTCTACAAAGTTGGTGAGCGAGTTGGTTGAGGAATTGGACGAGAGTGTGGTGTGGAAGATCCCAGATTTTGTTGAGTTATATAGTAGTATTCCCAAAGGAGCACAGGTTCTGTCTGTTGCGGATTCGACCCGGTTTGGAGTATATGGGTTGGATTTCGGGTGGGGCATACCAGAGAAAGTGGTGGTTGTGTCGATTGATCAAGGCGAAGCGATTTCCTTGGTGGAGAGTAGAGATGGAAATGGCGGTGTGGAGGTTGGCTTCTCTCTCAAGAAACATGAAATGGATGCTCTCATTGATTTGCTCCATAACGGTCTAAAAGTTTGA
- the LOC104719568 gene encoding phenolic glucoside malonyltransferase 1-like: MDSSVNIINVERVSPSNSDSSESLTLPLTFFDLIWFKMLAVKRVIFFRLTAATRTFFDSVIVPNLKTSLSLSLSHFLPLVGQLVWKQLDPKPSVVYSPNNAVSFTVAESNADFSRLTGKEPFFSTELHPLVPELQISDDSASVMSFQVTLFPNQGFCIGVAAHHAVLDGKTTTSFLKSWAHICKHQDSSLPHDLIPFYDRTVIKSPPSGDIMILNSWHSLVKMFIGKEPENPKSLQLRPSPVISPDTVRYTLELTPVDIQTLRERLKRESSSSSSSSTQLRLSTFVITYSYALTCVVRARGGDPNRPVGCVFAADCRNIVTPPIPSSYFGNCAIGIGRIPLTADTFMGEEGFLASTRLVSDLVEGLDEGVVWKIPDFVELSRSLPKEAQFLSVSGSTQFGVYGLDFGWGKPEKVVGVLIDQGEAISLAENRDGNGGVEVGFSLKKHEMDALIDLLHNGLKV; this comes from the coding sequence ATGGATTCATCAGTAAATATCATCAACGTGGAGCGAGTCTCTCCCTCAAACTCAGACTCGTCCGAGTCACTCACTCTCCCACTCACTTTCTTCGACCTTATCTGGTTCAAAATGCTTGCAGTCAAACGAGTCATCTTCTTTCGACTCACCGCAGCCACTCGCACTTTTTTCGACTCAGTCATCGTCCCCAACCTCAAAACCTCTCTCTCATTATCCCTCTCTCATTTTCTCCCCCTCGTCGGCCAACTCGTCTGGAAACAACTTGATCCCAAACCGAGCGTCGTCTACTCTCCAAACAATGCCGTTTCATTCACCGTCGCCGAGTCAAACGCCGATTTCTCCCGTTTAACTGGTAAAGAACCATTCTTCTCCACCGAGTTGCACCCGTTAGTCCCTGAGTTACAAATCTCCGACGACTCGGCCTCAGTCATGTCGTTTCAAGTCACGCTGTTTCCAAACCAAGGGTTTTGCATCGGCGTAGCAGCACACCATGCCGTTTTAGATGGGAAAACGACAACCAGTTTTCTCAAATCTTGGGCGCACATATGTAAACATCAAGATTCTTCTCTACCTCACGATCTGATTCCGTTTTACGATCGCACGGTCATAAAAAGTCCACCAAGTGGCGATATAATGATTTTGAACTCATGGCACAGTTTAGTCAAAATGTTCATCGGTAAAGAACCAGAAAACCCCAAGAGTTTACAGCTTCGTCCGTCGCCGGTGATTAGTCCTGACACAGTTCGGTACACTCTTGAGCTCACTCCCGTAGATATCCAAACGCTTCGGGAGAGGCTCAAGAGAGAgtcatcatcctcctcttcctcgtcaACACAGCTTCGTTTGTCGACGTTTGTGATAACATATTCATATGCGTTAACTTGCGTAGTTAGAGCTCGAGGTGGAGATCCCAATAGACCTGTCGGGTGTGTGTTTGCTGCGGATTGTCGAAATATAGTCACTCCACCGATCCCATCGAGTTATTTCGGTAATTGCGCCATTGGTATCGGTAGAATTCCATTAACTGCAGATACGTTTATGGGTGAAGAAGGGTTTTTGGCTTCTACAAGGTTGGTGAGCGACTTGGTTGAGGGATTGGACGAGGGTGTGGTGTGGAAGATCCCAGATTTTGtagagttatctagaagtcttCCAAAAGAAGCACAGTTTCTATCTGTTTCGGGTTCGACCCAGTTTGGAGTATACGGGTTGGATTTCGGGTGGGGAAAACCAGAGAAAGTGGTGGGTGTGTTGATTGATCAAGGCGAAGCGATTTCCTTGGCGGAGAATAGAGATGGAAATGGCGGTGTGGAGGTTGGCTTCTCTCTCAAGAAACATGAAATGGATGCTCTCATTGATTTGCTCCATAACGGACTAAAAGTTTGA
- the LOC104719569 gene encoding 60S ribosomal protein L21-1-like: MPAGHGVRARTRNLFARPLRKKGYIPLSTYLRTFKVGDYVVVKVNGTIHKRMPHKFYHGRTGRICNVTKPAVGVEVNKQIGNRILRKRIHVRVEQSRCAEEFKLRKKKNDELKAAAIANGETISTKRQPKGPKPGVMVEEMTLETVTPIPYDVVNNLKGGY, translated from the coding sequence ATGCCGGCAGGTCATGGAGTTCGTGCCAGAACGAGGAATCTGTTCGCGAGGCCGTTAAGAAAGAAGGGTTACATTCCACTCTCGACTTACTTAAGGACCTTCAAGGTCGGCGATTACGTCGTTGTTAAGGTGAATGGTACGATCCACAAGCGTATGCCTCACAAGTTCTATCATGGTCGTACTGGTCGCATCTGCAACGTCACCAAACCCGCCGTCGGTGTTGAAGTCAACAAACAGATTGGCAACAGGATCCTAAGGAAGAGGATTCATGTGCGTGTGGAGCAATCAAGGTGTGCTGAGGAGTtcaagctgaggaagaagaagaatgatgagCTCAAAGCTGCAGCCATAGCCAATGGTGAGACAATAAGCACCAAGAGACAGCCTAAAGGACCCAAACCAGGAGTCATGGTCGAAGAAATGACCTTGGAGACTGTGACACCAATCCCTTACGATGTTGTCAACAATCTCAAGGGAGGCTATTAG